One genomic window of Corynebacterium pseudotuberculosis includes the following:
- a CDS encoding Na+/H+ antiporter subunit D encodes MITFQSLLGAIPVLIPLPIVLPAVGAGIALAATRHLRIQRIVTALTLFALIVLAVIMLFVVDQEGIQTLQIGGWDAPVGISLVADRLSTLMLMVSSMVLFCVMWYAIGQGIRDGEKDEPVAVFLPTYLLLSMGVNMSFLAGDLFNLYVGFEVFLVASYVLLTLGASPARVRAGVGYVMVSMLSSFVFLIGLALVYASVGTLNMAHVSERMESVPSGTQTAIFAVLLIAFGIKAAVFPLDSWLPDSYPTAPSLVTAVFAGLLTKVGVYSIIRMRSTVFTSGSLDTLLMWVGLATMLVGILGAMAQNDIKRLLSFTLVSHIGYMIMGVGLGTEQGLSGAIFYAVHHILVQTALFLVVGLIERQAGSSSLRQLGSLAKATPILAVFYIIPALNLGGIPPFSGFLGKVILVQAGAQEGGLLPWLLIGGAIVTSLLTLYTMVLVWSKAFWRDRKDAPEGETAYARPALLSDVTDKIDFSERSDVGRIPAGMLMSTASLVVVSLGLSLVAGPVSNVTSRAAESAQDTSIYRTAVLGTARKDPGRTLEQERLDEGKDTRGAQK; translated from the coding sequence ATGATTACCTTTCAAAGCCTCCTTGGCGCAATACCAGTCCTTATACCGCTCCCCATTGTGCTCCCCGCCGTGGGAGCGGGCATAGCATTAGCAGCAACAAGGCACCTACGCATCCAACGCATAGTCACAGCGCTTACCCTCTTTGCGCTCATTGTCTTGGCCGTAATCATGCTTTTTGTCGTGGATCAAGAAGGAATTCAGACTCTTCAAATCGGCGGATGGGACGCCCCCGTGGGCATTAGCCTGGTGGCGGATCGGCTTTCCACCCTGATGCTGATGGTTTCTTCCATGGTCCTATTCTGCGTGATGTGGTACGCGATTGGTCAGGGGATTCGCGATGGCGAGAAGGATGAGCCGGTGGCGGTCTTCTTACCCACGTATCTGCTGCTCAGCATGGGTGTCAACATGTCTTTTCTGGCAGGTGACCTCTTTAATCTCTATGTCGGATTCGAGGTTTTCCTCGTCGCGTCTTACGTACTTTTAACGCTGGGCGCCTCTCCAGCACGCGTGCGCGCCGGCGTGGGATACGTCATGGTGTCCATGCTCAGCTCGTTCGTCTTTCTCATCGGACTTGCGCTGGTTTATGCGTCCGTCGGCACGCTTAATATGGCGCATGTTTCGGAGCGCATGGAGTCCGTGCCCAGCGGCACCCAGACAGCGATCTTTGCGGTGCTCCTTATCGCCTTTGGAATCAAAGCAGCTGTTTTCCCCCTTGATTCCTGGTTGCCGGATTCCTATCCCACCGCGCCGTCTTTGGTCACCGCTGTCTTCGCGGGCCTACTGACTAAGGTCGGCGTGTACTCGATCATCCGAATGCGCTCTACAGTTTTCACCTCAGGGTCTTTGGACACCTTGTTGATGTGGGTCGGATTAGCCACCATGCTGGTGGGGATCTTGGGCGCAATGGCTCAGAATGACATCAAACGACTCCTCAGCTTTACTCTGGTTAGCCATATTGGGTACATGATCATGGGCGTGGGACTAGGCACAGAACAAGGTCTTTCCGGCGCGATCTTTTATGCAGTGCACCATATTTTGGTTCAGACAGCCCTCTTCTTGGTAGTTGGACTCATCGAGCGCCAAGCCGGCTCCTCCTCGTTGCGCCAACTGGGTTCTCTGGCAAAAGCAACCCCGATACTTGCCGTTTTCTACATCATTCCAGCCCTTAATCTAGGCGGAATACCGCCATTTTCTGGGTTCTTGGGCAAGGTGATTCTTGTTCAGGCCGGTGCGCAGGAGGGCGGCCTGCTTCCCTGGCTGCTCATCGGCGGCGCGATTGTTACCAGTCTGCTTACCCTGTACACCATGGTTTTGGTCTGGTCCAAGGCGTTTTGGCGCGATCGCAAAGACGCCCCCGAGGGGGAGACTGCATACGCCCGACCAGCCCTGTTATCGGACGTCACAGACAAGATTGATTTTTCTGAGCGATCTGACGTCGGCCGTATCCCCGCAGGAATGCTCATGTCTACTGCTTCATTAGTGGTTGTGTCTCTTGGGCTTAGCCTTGTTGCAGGCCCGGTGAGCAATGTGACATCCCGCGCCGCCGAGTCTGCACAAGATACCAGCATCTATCGCACAGCGGTGTTGGGTACCGCGCGGAAAGACCCTGGAAGAACCCTGGAACAAGAGCGTCTCGACGAAGGCAAGGATACAAGAGGAGCACAGAAATGA
- a CDS encoding DUF5979 domain-containing protein, with translation MGRVWVGSITNNGEFTVEGEKTVQVTATNTFDYSEGGFAISKTVGGDAKDLAELAKLPFEFTYSCKPPTGGAAITGSVSVLNGQTKHVQEIPVGSECEVTESEVHHAGSEWSVELSGEDISVTGATAKFTVPSENEPAILIKARNTFTQEKGIFVISKVVEAEEGLAVPKDFKFAWTCGNLSGESTVSVVNGRGSVVIPKDIAVGTECVVSEKDASIPGASLITTWENQRFTIDKKDQVVIVTATNTYKANTGGFIIRKQLVGSAADKAKDKVFMFDYVCTKQDKETARGTLNIKGEGSSDPVTGLADGSECAITERDARIDGTNWKHTISNDGKISIVGGNPEVTVFAVNGYEKPPFSPLVPLIPLIPLIPLLPLVITPIAPPSSSVAPPQAEPKAPEVQQPEQKQANKPRTPLAKTGASVMGLAFASALLIAGGVFVLRRGKKKS, from the coding sequence GTGGGACGGGTGTGGGTCGGCAGTATAACCAACAATGGTGAATTCACTGTTGAAGGCGAAAAGACGGTTCAAGTAACTGCAACTAATACTTTTGATTACAGCGAAGGCGGTTTTGCCATCAGCAAGACCGTAGGCGGAGACGCGAAGGACCTTGCTGAGCTGGCAAAGCTTCCTTTTGAGTTCACCTATTCCTGCAAGCCACCTACTGGCGGAGCCGCAATCACGGGTTCGGTTTCAGTTCTCAATGGGCAGACTAAGCATGTTCAGGAAATACCAGTGGGCTCTGAATGTGAAGTGACAGAATCAGAGGTTCACCATGCTGGATCTGAATGGTCGGTTGAGCTTTCTGGTGAAGATATTTCTGTCACCGGCGCAACTGCAAAGTTCACAGTCCCATCTGAGAATGAGCCTGCAATCCTGATTAAGGCGCGTAATACGTTTACCCAGGAAAAAGGTATTTTTGTGATCAGCAAGGTCGTTGAGGCTGAAGAGGGACTAGCTGTTCCTAAAGACTTCAAATTTGCTTGGACATGCGGAAATCTGAGTGGAGAAAGCACTGTTTCCGTTGTCAACGGCCGGGGCTCGGTTGTGATACCTAAAGACATAGCTGTAGGCACGGAATGCGTTGTATCTGAAAAAGATGCATCCATACCGGGCGCGTCTCTTATTACAACCTGGGAGAACCAACGATTTACTATTGATAAGAAAGACCAGGTAGTAATCGTAACGGCTACCAATACCTACAAAGCGAATACAGGTGGGTTTATTATTCGCAAGCAGCTGGTGGGCAGCGCAGCGGATAAGGCAAAAGATAAAGTTTTTATGTTCGATTACGTCTGCACAAAGCAGGACAAAGAAACTGCCAGGGGAACACTCAACATTAAAGGCGAGGGCTCTTCTGATCCTGTAACTGGTCTTGCTGATGGATCAGAATGCGCAATAACGGAACGAGACGCGCGTATCGACGGCACGAATTGGAAGCACACTATTTCCAACGACGGAAAAATTAGTATTGTTGGCGGGAACCCAGAGGTGACTGTCTTTGCGGTTAATGGCTATGAAAAGCCACCGTTCTCTCCGCTGGTTCCACTCATTCCTTTAATACCGCTGATCCCGCTTCTGCCATTGGTGATTACCCCGATAGCGCCGCCTAGCTCATCTGTTGCTCCACCGCAAGCAGAGCCGAAAGCTCCTGAGGTGCAACAGCCCGAGCAGAAGCAGGCTAATAAACCGCGGACTCCTTTGGCTAAGACCGGTGCGAGCGTTATGGGCCTTGCGTTTGCGAGTGCCTTGCTTATCGCTGGTGGCGTGTTTGTTTTACGCAGAGGAAAGAAGAAAAGCTGA
- a CDS encoding dipeptidase, with amino-acid sequence MITDIVNKVRPLVEKQRDAIFKDLSEITSYNSVHSTPECAEDHAAACAWVVDALTKVGLEVTEYPYEGGATTVLGTKEAVGDAPTVLLYSHYDVVPAGNPADWTSDAFTLTERNGRWYARGAADCKGNLVMHLAVLRAVQELGGTDLGIKFLVEGSEEQGGAELSSLIHSQPELFKSDVILIADSGNQAVGVPTLTTTLRGGAQITVTLKTLNAAVHSGSFGGAAPDAAAALIRLLDSLKDEYGRTVIDGVDCSAKWPGGNYDRESFRSDSTMLDGTHIMGTEDDDPADMVWARPAISITGFTSTPVEKAVNAVPPVASARLNLRVPPGLKATEVAEALIAHLKAHVPWGAHIEASYDDANEPFEAITDGPAMSLFNACLANAYGKDDTVHIGSGGSIPLCSELLGIMPHAELALFGVEEPQSTIHSPNESVDPNEIRDIAVAEASFLLTYGK; translated from the coding sequence ATGATTACAGACATCGTGAACAAGGTGCGTCCGCTCGTCGAGAAGCAAAGGGACGCCATCTTTAAGGACCTCAGCGAGATTACGTCCTACAATTCTGTGCACTCCACCCCAGAATGCGCCGAAGACCACGCTGCCGCATGCGCGTGGGTTGTAGATGCGCTCACCAAAGTTGGGTTAGAGGTAACCGAATACCCCTATGAGGGCGGAGCCACCACTGTATTGGGCACCAAGGAGGCTGTCGGGGATGCTCCGACGGTTCTGCTGTACTCGCATTATGACGTAGTCCCGGCCGGAAATCCCGCCGACTGGACTAGCGACGCTTTTACGCTCACCGAACGCAACGGACGCTGGTACGCTCGCGGCGCCGCCGATTGCAAAGGCAACCTGGTCATGCATCTTGCCGTGCTCCGCGCCGTGCAGGAGCTCGGAGGCACCGATCTAGGCATCAAATTCCTAGTAGAAGGATCCGAAGAACAGGGAGGCGCTGAGCTCAGCTCGCTTATTCACTCCCAACCTGAGCTCTTCAAATCGGACGTTATCCTGATCGCAGATTCCGGTAACCAGGCAGTGGGCGTTCCCACTCTCACCACCACTCTTCGCGGCGGCGCACAAATCACAGTAACGCTTAAAACTTTGAATGCCGCAGTTCATTCCGGTTCCTTCGGTGGCGCCGCCCCCGATGCAGCTGCCGCCCTTATCCGCCTGCTTGATTCCCTCAAAGACGAGTACGGACGCACCGTCATAGACGGCGTCGACTGCTCTGCAAAGTGGCCGGGAGGAAACTACGACCGCGAGAGCTTCCGTTCAGACTCCACCATGCTCGACGGCACGCACATCATGGGAACAGAGGACGATGATCCTGCAGACATGGTCTGGGCGCGTCCAGCAATTTCCATCACAGGTTTTACATCCACACCCGTAGAAAAGGCAGTCAACGCTGTTCCTCCCGTAGCTAGCGCACGGCTCAATCTCCGCGTTCCACCGGGACTAAAAGCCACCGAGGTTGCAGAAGCGCTTATTGCACATCTCAAAGCTCATGTTCCGTGGGGAGCACATATTGAGGCCAGCTACGACGACGCAAATGAGCCGTTTGAGGCCATTACCGACGGCCCCGCAATGTCCCTTTTCAATGCTTGCCTGGCCAACGCTTACGGTAAAGATGACACTGTGCACATCGGTTCCGGCGGTTCCATCCCGCTATGTTCTGAGCTATTAGGGATCATGCCGCATGCAGAACTAGCACTTTTTGGAGTGGAAGAGCCGCAATCAACGATCCACTCCCCCAACGAGTCTGTAGATCCTAATGAAATCCGCGATATTGCAGTCGCCGAAGCTTCTTTCCTATTAACGTACGGAAAATAG
- a CDS encoding Na(+)/H(+) antiporter subunit C, with protein MLVNLSLLLTAGVLVSAGAYLVLDRAMTKMMLGLLLMGNGVNILVLMAGGAPGSPPIKGRESALYGDTVADPLAQAMILTAIVISMALTAFILALAYRQYRYRTQDVVEDDVEDAAVAARPPLPSAAPDHDLSDDPATGRVTELGDAFGPRCFEAPLEDQ; from the coding sequence ATGCTGGTCAACCTCTCATTACTCCTTACCGCGGGCGTGCTTGTGTCAGCCGGTGCTTACCTTGTGTTGGACAGGGCTATGACCAAGATGATGCTAGGTCTGTTGCTTATGGGCAACGGCGTAAACATCCTTGTGCTCATGGCTGGTGGTGCGCCAGGCTCGCCGCCAATCAAGGGGCGAGAATCTGCCCTTTACGGAGATACGGTTGCAGATCCGTTAGCTCAGGCCATGATCCTTACCGCGATTGTGATTTCCATGGCGCTTACTGCGTTCATCCTCGCCCTTGCGTATAGGCAGTATCGTTATCGCACTCAAGATGTGGTGGAAGATGACGTTGAGGATGCTGCAGTTGCGGCTCGTCCGCCGTTGCCTTCAGCAGCCCCCGATCATGATCTTTCTGATGACCCAGCCACGGGACGCGTCACAGAGCTTGGCGATGCATTCGGCCCTCGTTGTTTCGAAGCCCCTCTGGAGGACCAATGA
- a CDS encoding DUF5979 domain-containing protein: MLQSIVAIVLTALLIMSVSVYAGKVPQSLAQPTCVGNWENLHWVEGGGVRSNSYTNAGETALAEFDWKVPNTAKKGDQITFTLPPQLKMATGAERSFTLRDASGREVGTADWSGKNLTITLSGFAGTHFDVHGKVKVSLQWDRSQIDTATGYDSSVHGALRFSGCGNGELEGVYPKDGPSGNTHETQKAGHYQGKKTVGGVDIYLTDWTVWISGKTKGNETYEGGFRVTDKAPAGHKFACDSAKTSPSAAVEVGVWSNNFFYSGKIINANHYPDGGRYVGFQGLQNNSIGHNFIVTCSEQEITFEFPYGVSPQTGPLVRFSTYTEVKPEAFSTQSNTANVNGKDYTGHAVIPGSGGFGTGKLGGFTVRKVVIGSGVNIPKEFTFEYKCEQPDGSRTLAGEFKVKGNGTDYQHFNSLEKGMVCEVKEKNDQVGSPRPELSWIIDGHSASAAIFTVRDPKESSVDLIATNTYPKDPEAEFGVFGIEKQLVGERSVIDGLKDREFNFSYSCGDEPSQSVKVSAHKPFVSDKKYPVGTKCVVKELEEGAEVAQHVWSHTLTPRDGVVTITQGQTAKVVATNIYTPVPKGAFTVKKLLEGDAKIMADPQYQRKEFSGAYKCGGSGWRPFKVSAEKPFVSPTFPENTECEVKELAEDTAIPGYDWTSSVENSKFTIGKDKKQSIDVKIINTYKSKLGGFALTKTVEGPAADVVKDIDYTFNYVCGEKTGVLSLRAGSTVESPKDIPVGTHCKIFEASFDFPRGTGVGRQYNQQW, from the coding sequence TTGCTCCAGAGCATTGTGGCAATTGTGCTAACTGCCCTGCTCATAATGTCAGTCTCGGTGTATGCCGGGAAGGTCCCTCAATCTTTAGCTCAGCCAACTTGTGTTGGAAATTGGGAGAACCTTCATTGGGTTGAAGGCGGGGGCGTCCGCTCTAATAGCTATACAAATGCTGGAGAGACTGCTCTTGCTGAATTTGACTGGAAAGTTCCCAACACCGCTAAAAAGGGTGATCAAATCACTTTTACGCTTCCTCCCCAGCTGAAAATGGCTACGGGGGCAGAGCGGAGTTTCACGCTGCGTGATGCCTCTGGTCGTGAGGTGGGAACCGCCGACTGGTCGGGTAAGAATCTGACCATCACACTTTCTGGTTTTGCTGGGACGCACTTTGACGTGCATGGCAAAGTGAAAGTGTCACTTCAATGGGACAGATCGCAGATCGATACTGCGACGGGATATGACTCTTCTGTTCACGGAGCGCTTCGGTTTTCTGGGTGTGGTAACGGGGAATTGGAGGGTGTCTACCCGAAAGACGGGCCAAGTGGAAACACTCATGAAACTCAAAAAGCTGGACATTATCAAGGAAAGAAAACTGTAGGCGGAGTAGATATTTATCTGACCGATTGGACCGTTTGGATTAGTGGGAAGACTAAAGGAAATGAAACTTATGAAGGTGGTTTTCGCGTAACAGATAAAGCACCTGCCGGCCATAAGTTTGCCTGTGATTCTGCAAAGACATCCCCTAGTGCTGCTGTAGAAGTAGGGGTGTGGTCTAATAACTTTTTCTATTCAGGAAAGATCATTAACGCCAATCACTATCCTGATGGTGGGCGCTATGTCGGCTTCCAAGGTCTCCAGAATAATTCTATTGGGCATAACTTTATTGTTACCTGCTCAGAGCAAGAGATAACTTTTGAGTTCCCTTATGGGGTGTCTCCGCAAACCGGGCCGCTAGTTCGCTTCAGTACTTATACAGAGGTTAAGCCAGAGGCTTTTAGTACGCAGTCCAATACTGCCAATGTAAATGGAAAAGACTACACCGGTCACGCAGTGATCCCCGGATCTGGTGGATTTGGTACTGGTAAACTAGGTGGCTTCACAGTACGGAAAGTTGTTATCGGTAGCGGGGTAAATATACCGAAAGAATTTACTTTTGAGTACAAGTGCGAGCAGCCGGATGGTTCTAGAACCTTGGCAGGGGAATTTAAAGTTAAGGGGAACGGGACGGACTACCAGCATTTTAATTCTCTAGAGAAGGGTATGGTCTGTGAAGTTAAAGAAAAGAATGATCAGGTAGGTTCTCCAAGGCCGGAATTGTCATGGATTATCGATGGTCACTCGGCATCCGCAGCTATTTTTACGGTTCGTGACCCTAAAGAAAGCTCAGTAGACCTTATCGCCACAAACACCTACCCCAAGGACCCAGAAGCAGAATTCGGAGTTTTTGGCATTGAAAAGCAATTGGTAGGTGAGCGGAGTGTTATTGATGGGCTAAAAGACCGGGAATTCAATTTCAGCTATTCCTGCGGTGATGAGCCTTCTCAGAGTGTAAAAGTTTCTGCGCACAAGCCGTTCGTCTCTGACAAAAAGTACCCAGTGGGTACCAAGTGCGTTGTTAAAGAGCTTGAAGAGGGCGCAGAGGTAGCGCAACACGTTTGGTCTCATACGCTAACGCCTCGTGATGGGGTTGTAACCATTACACAAGGCCAAACCGCTAAGGTCGTCGCAACTAATATTTACACTCCTGTGCCAAAGGGGGCCTTCACCGTTAAGAAGCTCCTAGAAGGCGACGCTAAGATAATGGCCGATCCTCAATATCAGCGCAAAGAATTCTCGGGTGCATACAAATGCGGAGGGTCTGGTTGGAGGCCGTTTAAGGTATCCGCGGAGAAGCCTTTTGTCTCACCAACGTTCCCAGAAAACACCGAGTGCGAGGTTAAAGAGCTGGCTGAAGACACTGCTATTCCTGGATATGACTGGACCTCTTCTGTAGAAAACAGCAAGTTCACAATCGGCAAGGATAAAAAGCAGAGTATTGATGTAAAGATCATTAATACTTACAAGTCAAAGCTTGGTGGATTTGCGCTGACTAAGACTGTTGAGGGACCTGCGGCTGATGTAGTTAAAGATATTGATTACACATTTAACTATGTATGTGGAGAAAAGACAGGAGTACTTTCTCTCCGCGCAGGCAGCACGGTGGAAAGTCCCAAAGACATCCCGGTAGGAACGCACTGCAAGATCTTTGAGGCTTCTTTCGACTTCCCTCGTGGGACGGGTGTGGGTCGGCAGTATAACCAACAATGGTGA
- a CDS encoding Na+/H+ antiporter subunit A — MLVLLLALAVTAIVAPIAVKFFGRPAFGLLSITPFVGFAWVLGKLLNGDFSSGKALTAHYGWMSSTHLDLTFRLDSLSALFSLIILGIGGLVLLYCWHYFDSVPRRLQPFAAQLSSFAMAMYGLVISDNMLLLYVFWEITSVLSFLLVGYYGERASSRHAAIQALMITTLGGLSMLVGIILLGRQTGIWELSGLANANLEGTHHISYALVLILAGALSKSAIAPTHFWLPGAMAAPTPVSAYLHSAAMVKAGIYLIARLAPDFAFSRVWYLVVISLGIFTMLLGGWISLRQTDLKLILAYGTVSQLGFITILIGIGSHAAMVAGLTLTFAHAMFKATLFMVVGAIDHTTGTRDIRKLSGLGRKQPVLMGIATLAAASMAGIPPLFGFVAKEAALEAVLHEHAIVGLPGQITLVGIVAGSILTMAYSLRFLFGAFATKDGIVSQPVLKMHRIELFLWLPPAILMVITALLGVFPQPLGTLLSAHTTSIFAAQAHLALWHGFSLPLALSAAIVGIGAVMYWQRETVAKLHFAEPALGNASAAYDRVLDILRTSSLRLTASTQRGSLVINSGSIFAVFVLVPLVALLSGERNDVHMILWDTPLQAIVAGIMIVMAIGATVQSNRLSALIMVGMTGYGATIIFALHGAPDLALTQMLVETITVVVFMLVLRRLPARTQWQPSHRANRLRAWLAAAVGFTAVVLTVFAINARTEAPVSSVIPDLAQDIGHGANAVNVLLVDIRAWDTFGESTVLIIAAIGVSSLIYRTKSFQRDSHRPTLHDSGGWLSSEAARNRSLMVDVSTRLLFPVMMVLSAYFFFAGHNAPGGGFAGGLVAALALALRYLAGGREELEQTFPVDPSRVLGIGALLTAAAVIWPVFIGDPPLTSYTWDLHIPGIGDIHVVSALLFDAGVYLIVIGLVLHILTSLGGQLDLDEELRKQRARERVKKLKARVGKEN; from the coding sequence GTGCTCGTATTGCTGCTAGCTCTCGCGGTGACTGCCATTGTCGCCCCCATTGCGGTTAAGTTTTTTGGAAGACCGGCTTTCGGTCTTCTTTCCATTACGCCCTTCGTCGGGTTCGCGTGGGTCCTGGGCAAGCTGCTCAACGGTGATTTTTCTTCCGGAAAAGCTCTCACAGCGCATTACGGGTGGATGAGCAGTACACATTTAGATCTGACGTTCCGGCTCGACTCCCTTTCCGCCTTGTTCAGCCTGATCATCTTGGGCATCGGCGGCTTGGTCTTGTTGTATTGCTGGCATTACTTTGATTCAGTACCCCGCCGGTTACAGCCTTTTGCTGCACAACTATCTAGTTTTGCCATGGCCATGTATGGGCTTGTGATCTCAGATAATATGCTGCTGCTCTACGTTTTCTGGGAGATTACGTCTGTCCTCAGCTTCTTATTGGTGGGCTACTACGGAGAGCGAGCGTCTTCACGCCACGCTGCTATACAAGCACTGATGATCACCACTTTGGGCGGGTTATCAATGCTGGTGGGCATCATTTTATTAGGTCGCCAGACGGGTATCTGGGAGTTGTCGGGGCTTGCCAACGCCAATCTGGAAGGGACCCACCACATCTCTTATGCCCTGGTGCTTATCCTCGCGGGCGCGTTATCTAAATCCGCCATCGCACCAACCCACTTTTGGCTACCCGGGGCTATGGCTGCGCCAACGCCGGTATCTGCTTATTTGCATTCCGCGGCGATGGTGAAAGCGGGGATCTATCTCATTGCTCGGTTAGCTCCCGATTTTGCCTTCTCGCGAGTCTGGTACCTGGTGGTGATTTCTCTAGGGATTTTCACCATGCTCTTGGGCGGCTGGATATCCTTACGCCAGACAGATCTTAAGCTGATTTTGGCGTATGGCACCGTCAGTCAGCTGGGCTTTATCACCATACTCATAGGCATTGGCTCACACGCAGCCATGGTAGCTGGCCTTACGCTAACCTTTGCTCATGCCATGTTTAAGGCAACGCTCTTTATGGTCGTGGGGGCCATCGACCATACGACGGGCACCCGCGATATCCGCAAGCTCTCCGGGTTGGGGCGCAAACAACCAGTTTTAATGGGGATAGCCACGCTGGCCGCCGCGTCGATGGCGGGCATCCCTCCGTTGTTCGGTTTTGTAGCTAAAGAAGCCGCCCTTGAGGCGGTTCTTCATGAACACGCTATCGTAGGATTGCCAGGTCAGATAACCCTCGTGGGGATAGTGGCGGGCTCAATTCTCACCATGGCATATAGCCTTCGCTTTCTCTTCGGGGCGTTTGCCACCAAAGACGGGATCGTTTCCCAACCAGTACTCAAGATGCACCGCATCGAGCTATTCTTGTGGCTTCCTCCCGCGATATTAATGGTGATCACGGCTCTCCTCGGGGTGTTCCCTCAACCGTTAGGCACTCTTCTCAGCGCCCACACAACCTCAATTTTCGCTGCCCAAGCGCACCTGGCGTTGTGGCATGGGTTTAGCCTTCCGCTCGCGTTGAGTGCGGCGATCGTGGGGATCGGGGCGGTCATGTACTGGCAACGAGAAACCGTTGCCAAGCTGCACTTCGCCGAGCCGGCTCTCGGAAACGCTAGCGCGGCGTATGACCGCGTCTTAGATATTCTTCGGACCTCCTCGTTGCGCTTAACCGCATCCACTCAAAGAGGCTCGCTCGTTATTAACTCAGGCTCTATCTTCGCGGTCTTTGTTCTTGTCCCACTCGTCGCATTACTCAGCGGAGAGCGCAACGACGTCCACATGATCTTGTGGGATACTCCGCTGCAAGCAATCGTCGCCGGCATCATGATCGTGATGGCCATCGGTGCTACCGTCCAATCCAACCGACTTTCCGCTCTCATTATGGTGGGAATGACTGGATACGGCGCCACCATAATTTTTGCGCTGCATGGCGCCCCAGACCTCGCGCTTACTCAGATGCTGGTGGAAACCATCACCGTGGTGGTATTCATGCTGGTGCTTCGTCGTCTCCCGGCGCGTACTCAGTGGCAGCCTTCGCACCGCGCTAATCGGTTGCGCGCATGGCTCGCAGCAGCTGTAGGTTTTACCGCCGTCGTCCTTACTGTATTTGCCATAAATGCCAGGACAGAGGCTCCCGTAAGCTCGGTTATCCCTGATTTGGCTCAAGACATTGGTCATGGGGCAAACGCCGTTAACGTGTTATTGGTGGATATCCGCGCGTGGGATACCTTTGGTGAAAGTACTGTTCTTATCATCGCCGCCATTGGTGTTTCTTCCCTGATTTATCGCACTAAGAGCTTCCAGAGGGATTCCCACCGCCCCACTTTGCACGATTCCGGCGGATGGCTTTCTTCTGAGGCCGCACGTAACCGCTCGCTCATGGTGGACGTATCCACTCGTCTGTTGTTCCCTGTCATGATGGTTCTTTCCGCCTATTTCTTCTTTGCGGGCCACAATGCTCCCGGTGGCGGATTTGCAGGCGGACTTGTCGCAGCTCTCGCGCTTGCACTGCGTTATCTTGCTGGCGGCCGTGAAGAGCTGGAGCAGACTTTCCCCGTCGATCCTTCCCGAGTCCTAGGCATCGGCGCATTGCTCACTGCTGCCGCCGTTATCTGGCCGGTTTTTATCGGCGATCCGCCCCTTACCTCTTATACCTGGGATCTGCATATCCCGGGAATAGGAGACATACATGTGGTCAGCGCTTTGCTTTTCGACGCCGGCGTCTACCTGATAGTTATCGGATTGGTGTTGCACATTCTCACATCCTTGGGAGGCCAACTCGATTTGGATGAGGAACTGCGTAAACAGCGCGCACGGGAACGTGTAAAAAAGCTCAAAGCTCGTGTAGGAAAGGAGAATTAA